Below is a genomic region from Candidatus Omnitrophota bacterium.
AACCAGGATAAGAAGATTGGCCAGAAACGCGCTTATCAGGATTGCTCGATCAAAAGATGTGAGTGTAAGAAGGCAGTTAGCCGGGGACTTAAGAAATGTTGGGGGCCCGGAAATTGCGCATTTACAATTGTTATTAAAAAAGCTTCTCTCGGATGAAGATGCGATAGTAAGGAAAAAAGCCGGGGTTACGCAGTTTAGTTTTGCAAGAAGGCAGGCTTTTGCAGGCATGGACCACGAGTTAATAAATCCGGTAGTGATGCTAACCGCTCTTGCGCAGCGAATAAAGAAAGGGAATATTAAGCCCCTTGATAATTATTTAGATATAATTATTCATTCCGCCGCGTCAATAGAAAAAATAGTCAGATATGTCAATACAAAGGGGAGCATTGACAGGCTTCCAGCCGCAGACTTAAAAGATGTTTTGTTAAATGCCAGAAAAGACATCACTGATTTAACCGGTAAAATCGAAAGCGTTTTATCCGGTCTGGAAAAACAATTAAAAGGCTTATCCGAAGAAAGCAGTGGATATTTTAGATATATTTTCCTTATGAAAGAACAGTATAGGAACATGAATCAGGCAATGGAGACAACGATTGACCGGGTAATTCAATACATTTTCGAATTTGAGGATTTAATTGATGTTGATAAGGATATTTCTTCACCAGAACTTAAAGAAACAGTTAATGAAACCATAGCGCCATTAGAAAAACGCCGGCAGGAATACGAGAAAAAAGCGGAGAACGAAGATGGTTTAGGCGAAAAAACAACTAAACCGCATAGAACAAGCAGTCCAATTGAAAAAACAGGCCAAAGCTCAGAGCTCACAGCCCAAAGCTCAAAGCTCAATAAAGTATTCACCCCCGGCATTTATTTCCGGGAACGCCTACCTCTCCGTGGCTGGACGGGGGATTCCCGGGCGCCGGGGGCTGTATATTCAACAACCCTTCTATTATGGCTCGCTTTATCTACTCACAGCCCGCCGGTGAGTGTTAAAAGCCGGATATTAGAAGTCAGAAATCGGAAGTCAGCAATCGGAAGTCAGAAGTCAGATGTCAGAAGACAGATTCTTCCGCTATTTATCCTTTATCCTTTAAGCTTCTGTAAAGCTCATGGTTCATACCCTTATACCCTTACGGGCACAAGCGGGCACAAGCAGCTCATGGCTCATACCCTAACGGGCATAAGCAGCCCACAGCCCGGCCCTTTATCCTTCTACAAAACTCACAGCCCATTTGCTGTTTCACCGATTACCGGCTCTTCCAGCCCGCTTAGGACACGGAGGGAATTTATCATAACAGCAATAGCGGCAGGGAGTTTATTTGAGCTGGACCGGCTGTCTGTTCTGCAAAAAACGGCGTTTCTATTTTTTCGTTTTTTGAAATGTATATTAAAACCCATTGCTGCCGAGGCTGTGGAATTGAAAAAAGACAGTTTTGACGGCCTTAGTCCCAATTTAGAACAGAAGCTTCTTGAGTTAGATTATCCCGAGAAAGCCCTGCCTGTTTTGTTAGGCCGGTTTAAGCAGGCGTTTGCCAATAACAACAAGATATATTCCGTCCTTGCGCACCTTAAAGAAAAATCGCAGGGTTCAAAGGCTTATTTAAAAGCGCTTTTTGACTTAAATCAATTAGTTAGGAAGATTAGCTGTGATGAGTCCGGAGGACCGGCGCCTCTTCTTAGGTCCTTAGTCGTTTCTCTGGATTCCAAAGGTGTCCTTAAAAGGCCGGCAGGGCACTTAGGCAATGAAAGAATTCCTCTAAATATCAGGAAGAAATTGCAGAAATTACCGGGGATTGCCTTTAGAGACAGTGCTCGTTCTCAGCTCGGGCATATTTTATTAAGCTTAGCTGGTGTTAGGGTAAAATCTGCCGAGATGACTGACATTATAGACGGAATGGGACATACCTTTAACGTGATTCCGCATTATTCTGATGAAGCTGTATTTTTCTTTTTCGACCCTAACCTGGGTATAGTTACAAAGGTAAATCTAAATAATTGTTATCCTGGAAAAGAAGGCGCATACAGAATATTAGGAAAAAACTATCGAATTGCGCAAAAAGACCTATCCCTGCTTCAAAGGAAACTTAGAAAACGCGCTGTAGACATAAGGCAATTGTCACAGAAAGAAAGGCTTTCCCTGCTCTATTTTCGTATTCGGATAATTGACGATGATAAACAATTCAAGGAAAATTATAAGCACGCTTTTACTCCTTCTATGTACAACGATATTGGCTTTGTTGATATAGCCTTGGATAAGATCATAAGGAACCCCAGGCACTGTAAAGAGGCTATAGAATATTTCCGGAAAGCCGTTGCGCGCGACCCTTCTTACGCCTCAGCCTATCACAACATTGGTTTTGCCTGTATAAAATTAGGCATAGTTACCCGGGAAGCCGGGTATTTTAAAGAGGCTATAGAATATTTCCGGAAAGCCGTTGCGCGCGACCCTTCTTACGCCTCAGCCTATCACAACATTGGTTTTGCTTATGTAAACTTAGGAGGGATTACCGGGAAATATAGCTATTACAAAGATGCTATCGGGCCTTTCGAAAGAGTCATTACGCTTAGACCCTCTCACGCTCCGGCCTACAATAACCTCGGCAGTATTAAGACAAAATTAGCCGGTATTTATAGTAATGCCGGGTATTGCCGGGAAGCCATCGGGCATTTTAAAAAAGCCATTGCGATTGATCCTTCTTACGCTCCAGCCGGTAAGAATCTTCAGGAGGCTGAAGAATTGCTTGGCAGGATCCTTAATGGTGATAGTAAATATTACAGAATGCCGGAAGATCCCATAAGGCTTCGCTATGAAACAACGAACAGACAGGGGGCAAAAGGAACGGTTGCCGCTTCCGCCAGCCCGCTTTCCAAGATATTATTGCTGTCTTTAGTAATGCTTATACTGCCGGGGTGTTCTTTGGCGGGATTTGTTTCTGAGAATATAGAGCTTGTTTTCATAACAGGAGGCATTCTTGTAATTGTCTTGGCGGTTTATGCGATATATATCTTAGCAAAACAGTTTAAAGAGTTTGATGAGACAGTAACACGAGCTTTGGTGTTAATTGAGGAAAATGGCCTTACGGATCCGGGAGAATCCGGTAGTAAAAAGACGAATAAAAAAACTAAACCCCCGGGGGAAAGGCCTGATTACCTTAAAGTTGTCGATAGCAAGAAAAAACCAAAATCCAGCAGTCCGGTTACAAAAGAGTGTCAGAGTGTCAAAGTGTCAGAGAGTCAAAAAGGAGGAGCGGCCGCCGCCTCGCCGGCCATTGGAGAAGACCGTAGTCCATTGCCCATAGTCCATAGTCATCGCCCGAAAGGCTTTGCTTCCTCCAGCCCTGTTGCGTTAAGCACAGAAAAACTTGTGTCATATATATCAGGAAGACTCTATATTTTACCTGCGCATAAGTTATTTTCCTTATTAAGTGATAATGAACTGCGAATAGTTTATACCGCCATCGTAACCTTCACCAATGAATTAGGAGCCTATACCCTTAGCGTTTCAAGAACATTAACGACCCTGCTCACAGACACTAACTTTCTCAAAGCAATAGAAAATGGTTTTGTGGATTTAGCGGACTACCTGAGCCTCTGGATGATCCATAAGATGATGCAGGATACTGTCGGCAGCCCGATAATTTCGCCGGCCCTAAGTAAGTTATCCAGTTCGCCAGTTAGCCGGTTAACTGGTTTTGTTGCCTCGCCGGCCCGGGGCACTGCTTCTCCCGGCCCGGTTGAAAAAAATCCCCGCATCCATGATAACCATCATAGCAGAAACAGGAAACCAGCTTTGGCAGTATTCGTGGAGAGAGCGCGCGCTTATACAGATAGCTTGAGCGAAATCTATGCGTTAGGAAAGCAAGTTAATTTAGGGTTTGGAAATATTGATTTAGTTTTTGAGATTCTTGGAACTTCAAGGGTTATAACCAAGCATGATAGGTTTCTTATGGCACATCCTCGAATATATCAATGGATTCAAGACGTGCAAGAAGAATTTTCAGATATTCAGCCCTTTATGATGCCTTGCAACAGGTTACATTTTTCCAGAGATGTTCTTTTTACTTCGAAAAATAACTATGCCAGCAGCCCGCTCGATAAGGAGCGGAGTGCTTATTTTGATAGAGTTATCCAGATTTTGAGCAAATTTATTGCTGCAAACAGAGAAAAGACATTTATTCTTGTCATTGATGGATATACCGGAATAGGCAAGACGCCTTTTTCAAAACAGCTAAGGACAGCCCTGGTAAAGGAATCCGGAATTGGCAAAAAAGCCGTTTTGATTGTTGAGGCCGATAGGCTTAACAAGTTGTATGCGTTAGATATTACCAGGAGACATAGTTATCATCCTGAGCTAAGAAGCACCATAAAAAGGGCATTTGCTTGTAAAAAAAGAGTAGTTATTTATGAGGGATTAGGGACAGAAAAAGTCTTTAGAAAAATTCAGAGAGATTTTGCAAATAAAGAGGTCTTCCTTATTACAATTACAAATCAAATAGAAATTACCTATTTATCATCTTCATCGCCTATAGATGATATAGATGAATCCAGCAGCCCGCTTAGCAGTAAAGAAAAAGAGATATTGAATATCTTTGAAAGGATTATTCAACTGGGTAAGAGAGCTGTGCTGAACAGGGAAATAGAGACAGCTCAAGTTGCGTTCAATGCAGCCGTAGATAATTGCGAAAAGCTACTCCAGGGACTTGAAAGAGTAGAACCCGCTGAGTTTTATATAGAAATAAAGAAACTGGCAGGGAGTCTACAGGCAGATATCAGTGGGGTTGAAAAGCTATATTGGGCCAGGCCTCAGCATTCAACAACTGCCGCCTCGCCGGTTGAATTTCTAAAGATTGATAAAATGGAGGATGGCAGGAAGATCGAAGCATATTTGTTAGTTATAAGGTTGAAAAGATATTATGCCGGTCTTTTTATCAAAACTTATTATGAAACGGTCGAAGAAGTTCTTTTGCCCGATAAGGTTGAAATCTGCGCCAAGGTGAGAGGAAAAACCGATAGTGGCGGGGAAGGAAATATACCCAAGTTTAATAGTGATAGTGTGCAGGTAAACCGGGATAAAGCTGCCGTCGCCAACCATAATATAGGTAATTTTACCTTTGGTATAATTTATTCCCAGGTCAGAAGCGATAGTAGCCAAAAAAATGGAGATGTTTGCTCCGCTATCGATGTACGCTTCGGTTTCCAAAGGTCCCTGTGGTCCTTCCATTTGGATTTTGATAATTGGATAAAGCTCTCCTTTGTAAACTTTATAGGGGAATTTTATCTTCTTTTTTCTCGTATTTTTTATAAAAGGTGGGAGAACTCTTCGGAGCCGGGAATAGGCATAGATAAAGGAACAGAATCAGGATACCTCTCTCTAGCCTTTCTTACGGCATCTTCTCCTGTAAATATTTCTCCTCGGCAGATTACTATTCGCCGGTGGGGATACTTCTTGACTAAGCGCTCAAAATTTTTACTTACGAAGGTGTCATTATCTAAAAGTTTTTTCATTCCGTCCTCCGGTTGTTGGTTTCCAAGTATAGCCGTTCTTTGTGAAAAAGTCAAGGTCAAAAACCGTATAGCAAAAAACAATAGGGTCAGGTCCCGACATTTAACACATAGGCGGGAAGAAACCGGCAGCCCGGTAAAGAATCAGAGTATAAAGAAGAAATTTACAGGGGCAGGTATAAGTAGTGAAAAACCTCGGAAAGTAATCAGGTTTGTTTCAAGAAAAGGACAGCTGGCGGCATTAATAAAAAGGATGGAAGGACTTTCTTCATTCTATTTGCTGCCAGCCGAATTAGAGGTGCAGGGAACCTGGCGGGATTTAATCGGACTTTTCAAGAACCCGGAACTGTTTCCTTTCAGCAATTCTTTCGGGATTTATGAGGAACGTTGCCATATAAAAGATAAAGTAGATAAACTGAAGATAAGAAATACCCGTTCTGTTCACACCGGCGCAAGTTCTCCGGTATTCCGCAAAAAATTCCGGGCGATAGCAACTTACGCAATTCCCGGCATATTGATGTTATTCATTACGGTTAATTATATGGCGAATTTAGTAGCAATTATAAAAGAACTGGGTCTTTGGAAGGTTGCTAAAGAAGCTTTGTCTGAAAGGTCTCTTTGGGAGTGGATAGGGATAGTTATTTTCGTAATAGTCGCTGATCATTTTTTGACCAGAAAACGCATTTTGAAGGTATACGGAACGGTGAAATACAAAACAATAATTAAGGAGGCTCAAGGGATAATGAAGGAAGAATACCGGCGCGTATTGGATAACTTTAACGGGGCTGCAACAAAGGAAAAATCCGCGGCCGTAAAAAAAATGATGAAGTTAACTAAGGTAGATTTCTTTTGGGAGAGATATCCCGCGGGGATAGATGATGATTGGGCCGAGGAAATTGTCCGCAATAAAGCGAAGACTGTATTGCAGCCGCTTTCTGCAGAACTGTATTGGGGAGATAGGAGCCGTTTCAGAGAACAAGCAGTTTATGCCGGAGCACTTCTTGCTTATAAATTGGGATACCTTGAATATAGCTCATTTACCCCGTCTATAGTCGTTTTGTCAGGCTCTTTGCCGGAGATTTTGTCCAAGCACAATGCGCAACGCATTACGCGCGACGCAAAACGTGCAGGTTATGAAATTAATTCCAGTTCACCGGTGGATGAACAGTTAGCCCGGCATAATTTCCCGCTGCTTAGATATGGAAGGTGTCTCCGGAGGCTTATCGTCGAAAATGTTAAGAAACATACGGCTCTTATTTTGCCTACAAGGCGATATAATAAAGCGTTTAAGAAAGTTTTGCGCGATAAAATTAAACCTTCGCAAATAGAGCTGCTTAACCAGTATAACTGGGATACCAAAAAAGAATTGTTGGTTTATGATGCCATATGGGAGGCAGAAAAGAAGGTATTATTGGCAAAGAAAGGCTTAAAAGAGATCCAAGAGAACACGAATAAAGCCGGTTCACCTCGGGGAACGGCTTTCGCCGCCTCGCCGGTAAAGGATAGCTTAATTATTGATATCCCGATGGGGAAATTTCCGCATTCAGGGATTTTAGTCAATAATATTGACCGATTAATAAAATGTTTAAGTGAAATTTATAAAAGGGATTTAACTGTGAATAAATACTTTTGTTGGCGCAATATCTTATTTGATTGGTTTAAGCGGGGGATAGTTACTTTAAATGAGATAACTTATTTACCGGCTGAGCGCAGGTTGTTAAAAAATGGTAAAGATATATTTCTATCGTTTTCTCGTTTAGGCGCTCATTTGCAGTATACTTATACAAATCAGGAATTTTATGATTTCCTGGAATGGGTCGACAAAAAATTAAAGGTTGCCTTTCATAAAACACAAATCGAATTTCCGGAATTAAGAAAGATCGAAATCACAGGCAGTTTTGGAGAAGGAAAGCCCGCAATTTGTTCGGATATCGATATTATTCTGGCAGTAAAAAATCAGTATACGGCAGATAAAATAAAACCAAGATTCAGAAAAAACTTTTCGCTAAATAGAAATATATATCCCTGGTTTAAAGTAGATGTTCTTATATGGTCGGAATATTATCCCTGTTTATTAAGTTATGACGGGAAAAGTTATTTTGACAGCAGAGAGGAAAGATTTGATAGTTTGATGCAGTTTATTGCCGCCCCGCCGCTAACCAGCAAGGGGTCGTCTCCGCTAAAGGACAAAGGCCCTAAGCGCAGGCATAAGGTGCCGAAAACAAGTATGATCGAAGCCCTGGATAAGAGCGGAGGAAACGCCCAAAAAGCGTCTAAGAAGTTAAGGATAAATATATCAACATTGTTTAGGAACCTTTCGCCGGAAGAAATTGACCTCAGGCGCGAAAGAGCTAAAATAATTTTAGGGGAAAAAGAGCGCGTAAGATTTATAAAAATATTGGAAGGAGTTTGCTTTAAAAAGAAATGGGACAAGCAGGCAGTAAAGCTTCTGAATGTTTCCCTGTCTACGTTCTATCGCAGGTATAAAGAATACGGAATTTCAATCAAGGACATCAGAAAAGAGCAGGCAGTCCGGACATTAACCGAACTACAGGGAAATTGTTCGCAAGCAGCCAGGCATTTGGGGATAGGAAAGAAGTCGGCGCTTTTTGGGGATGAGAAAGAAAAAAGTTCTATTCGTAGAGAGGCCGAAGGACGCGAGAGAAAGAGGAGGATACGGGAACTTTTCTTAGCTCTTGTGAAGACAAGGGGGAATAAAGCCTCTGCCGCTAAAAAATTGGGTTTCTCCCCGGGAGCGGTTTACCACTGGATGAAAACTTATTCGTATTACGAAGTAAAAAAAGAAGCGCTTGCTGTTATAAATGAGTCTTTATGTGCGCTAGCAATACAAGGTTTACGGGTAAGCCGTCTCTTTGCTAAAACGGGAGACAATGACGGCCTGTTAGAGTCTTATTTTTCCAAAAAACATCTTCAGATAGAAAGATGTTCCCGGCAGATAAGGCAGCGGGAAGAGACAGATATTCACCAGAGGCTGGATTTGTTCGATCCTTTCGTAAAACTACAAAGTGATATAAAAAGATTAAACGCGGAGTTACGGATTGCCGGGCACTACCTTAAAGTTTATCAGAGAGGACAAAGAGTTACTAATGCGGAAACAATAAGGTTTTTTGAAGAGCTTTTTCACAACCGCAGCGAACTTAAAGAACGTGTTTTGCAGGATTTATTTTACTGGTATTTTCGGGCAGGGGAAGTGTTGACTGAAGACTTTCTGCGGATTAACAGTTTGTATGTGCAAAAGTACAGTTTTTTTATCTACCGGTATTTATTTAATGAAGATTACCCCGGTCTCTTGAGGCAGAAAAAACCCTATAATCACTATAAAAGAATTTACACAATTTCCTTGACGCAACCCCCGGGCGGAAAGATTTGACTTTCTAACGGGTTTATGTTATAGTTTTCAAACCTGACAAGATTACACCGGGGAAAAGGACAAAAGGAGAAAAGATTGAAGCTTAAAGCCGGTATAGTCGGCTGCGGTAATATATTTCTTATGCACGCCCAGTCGTTAATTAATACTCCAGGCGTAGAGCTGACCGCTGTTTGCGATGTTCGTCCCTTCCGGGCCCGTAAGGCGGCAAAACAATATAATTGCCGCTGTTATACAAATTATGAAAAGATGCTTGAGAAAGAAAAAATTGATGTAGTCCACATTTTGACTCCGCATTATTTACATCCTCCAATGGCAATTCAGGCTTTAAATAAAAAGATAAATGTTCTGACCGAGAAACCCGTTTCGATTAACCCCCGCGACGGCCAAAGGATGATTGAGGCTGGCCGGAAGAATAATGTAAAATTAGGGGTAATCTTCCAAAATAGGTATAACCCCGGTTCACAACTGGTAAAGAAAAACCTGTTAAACGGAAGGCTGGGCAAGATTAGGGCAGTAAAGCTTGTTGTTTCTTATCATAAGCCGGATAGTTATTATAAAAAAAGCGATTGGAAAGGAAAAATAGATTTAGAAGGAGGAGGCGTGTTGATTGACCAATCAATACACTTTATTGATGTTTTAAGATGGCTTATCGATGATAAGGTTGAATACGTTGAGGCAAATATCGCCCGAAGGATGCATAAGTCTATTGAGGTAGAGGATTTAGCTGAAGGGGTGATTAAATTTAAAAAAGGAGCTTACGTTTGTTTTTATTTAATAAATTTTTATTCCTTTGATGCTGATCCAAAGATTGAGCTGGACTGCCGGAACGGAAGGGTTGAAATGGTTAAAGACTCAGCGAGGATTGGTTTTTATGACGGGACAGAAGCCGAGGCAGGGCCAAGACCGGATGAATATATTGATTATGGCGAGAATAGAAAAGATTACTGGGGTTTTTGCCATTGGATACAGATAAAACAGTTTTACCGGGCGCTTAAGCAGGGCCAAGAGCCGGAAATTAACGGAGAAGAAGCGCTTAAAACCCAGAAGATAATCTGGAATATCTACAGGGCGGCGCGGGGAAGGAGAAGGATTAAGCTATGATAAAAGTTGGGATAATTGGCTGTGGTAAGATTACCGAAAGGGCAAGTTTGCCCAATTTGGCGAGTTATAAAGATAAGTGCGAAGTCACTTGTTTGTGCGATGTAATAGAAAGCCGTGCTGAAGAAATGAAAGATAAATTCAAATTAGACAATGTGGATATTGTAACAAACTGGAAGAAGTTAGTTAAGAAGGGCGACATAGACGTTGTTTTTGTTAATACGCCGAATTATTTACACGAAAAAATGGCTGTCGGCGCGGCAAAAAACAAGAAACATATCTTGGTTGAAAAGCCAATCACTATTTCTCTTAAAGCAGCAGATAAAATGATTGGAGCGGCAGAAAAAGCCGGAGTTTTTTTAATGGTCGAACAAACCCAGAGGTTTGACCCTGTTCATCAGTCAGCGAAAAAAGCCCTTGATTCCGGCGTGCTGGGCAAAATCCATAATATCCGGGGCAGGATCGGCCATGCCGGGCCGGAATACTGGTCAGAAGGCAAAGGCGATTGGTATTATGATAAAAAAAAGTCAGGCGGCGGATGCATGGTTGATATCGGGGTCCATATTGCTGATTTGATCCGCTGGTTTAAGGTAAGCCCGGTGGTTGAAGTTTTTGCCCGGATTCAAACCTTAGAGAAAGACATCCCGGTGGATGATAATGCCACGATATTGCTGAAGTTTGAAGATGGAACAGAGGGAGAATTTGAGTGTAGTTGGACAACCAGGCCTTATGAGGTATTAACTTACGTTTACGGAGAAAAGGGCAAGATGACTACCAACATAGGCAGTAAGCAGCCGGTGGTTATCACACAAGCTAAAACAGGCCAGGGGGAAGACGC
It encodes:
- a CDS encoding Gfo/Idh/MocA family oxidoreductase; protein product: MIKVGIIGCGKITERASLPNLASYKDKCEVTCLCDVIESRAEEMKDKFKLDNVDIVTNWKKLVKKGDIDVVFVNTPNYLHEKMAVGAAKNKKHILVEKPITISLKAADKMIGAAEKAGVFLMVEQTQRFDPVHQSAKKALDSGVLGKIHNIRGRIGHAGPEYWSEGKGDWYYDKKKSGGGCMVDIGVHIADLIRWFKVSPVVEVFARIQTLEKDIPVDDNATILLKFEDGTEGEFECSWTTRPYEVLTYVYGEKGKMTTNIGSKQPVVITQAKTGQGEDANCVLAEEHPEIGPGGAWENAIHYFIDCIREKQKPFVSGQEGMETLRIILAAYKSNKKGKWVKVGKQEV